From a single Planctellipticum variicoloris genomic region:
- a CDS encoding Eco57I restriction-modification methylase domain-containing protein, which produces MSQSDTAHAWWSRLRHQGLLLSPVVMIERFPEVPPAAPFHARNRLRDAHTRLTSRPVASRGEAERDPAAVLGFVDSLLEHFIGHPAGRLARQHSIPENLTVAVRIGSRSETIKPHRVLFADDGCNSPALLVMADTSAQVGRGRGRTAYARFLELLRGTGHRLGLLTNGEQFRLIYAGLDFESWCEWESERWFDDGEGTEELHGLRQLLSPASLQPVKDGVSSLLDAVEESRKRQADLSSVLRENVRQAIELLLEEVSNANRTKSDLLAALVTHGDRSLSDAEAHEALLQASVRVVMRLVVCLFAESRQLLPVNDPVYDHSYGVRSLYELLDEATRHEGGTHVLLSRNTAWPRLMALFRLVHCGSAHGAFPLRPYGGVLFRPGDATSDDAVARALHILEHDVAVSDVTIYYVLRKLLRGPLPVLRGRAKTFVEGPVDYTDLRTEFIGLIYEGLLDYRLKRTDEQTGPQVFLNIGREPVLPLSRLTDMLQNDKKGLKDLLTTLRKEKVTATAADDTEESDEEAEEPADATDETATDDAVEIEAGTDELLRSGDFLDAVEAALGWARDAVTLAGLVSRQGRRETDSEYRNRIDAESKKLIRRVVSHGEFYLVRAGNTRKGTGTFYTRPQLAVPTTHRTLQPLCYDKAEDGSLIPRKPEDILGLKVCDPACGSASFLVAALHYLTEALYRSLCHHRQLDTPAKAKKITLPFGRSRTNTEADQLVPFAPDDKHRGHLFEDRIKALLRRHVVERCIYGVDINPLAVELARVSLWVETLDPELPFSFLDHKVKVGNALVGCWLDRVEDYPLKAWEREGGDGKDGPRTQRIETFLKGDKIGNRRSGDGRIKQEMRQVIEAKFGNAPRLFATATDTSESVITETRAEYEHVHDLESSDPDERERYYRQHIENSETLLTLKRAMDEWCAVWFWPSDDESLQDTPTPLTFHRSSERKDAIVARLRDELRFLHWELEFPDVFTPDRSGFDGMIGNPPWDVMKPNSQEFFTEFDPLYRTYDKQAALKKQKALLEALPHARELWDDYNARFKSLGNWAKHVAEPFNMALSRGRDGEALAKLWASHRQAHHGYADARHPFRLQGSADLNLYKLFAELFWQLLQNDGRLGVILPTGVYSDLGTKDLREELLNHGRLDLLYAFQNEKKVFAAAHHSFKQVAIFGTRGGHTQSFSTRFRMGVGNSPESHEIPDDILLNSRMTLQFTPSEIRYNSPTALSLVELNDRRDLDVFRKIYSNSFRIGTAPATWNTSYAAEFHSTSDSKLFPPLDAWEKRGYVPDRFGCWRTESGETALPVCQGGMLHILDPQYNGWANRQWRRLPTDCKSFSPRGLMGIDDFVRHSAVASRPRLAYRRIARTTDTRSFICSYLPPLPSTDSVFLLLHDNNDPHLLLQLSSILGAMSFDWVLRQRLSGTNISWFVLQECPVPSRVATESTTHVMTRLLHNASRLSLLHCRFAPEWLRLKSATSDFDVRQWKEWWAVTETDRVRLRVEVEALVADLYGLERDDFAWIVRDDPKDSKGFYRVDRQLPFRERLTGLAASAFWALKDGKWSAETAADLSNDEFFEMLGIPELTNAEAAQAKGLQGPLILKRDGCHVWRPETFPEDDPRHGWTWDDCWKDAVALLGSEEAVRKYIAGEPEPPEAPAAAEPKRKGSKDLFGNPIPVKPKQKKMF; this is translated from the coding sequence ATGAGCCAATCTGACACCGCACATGCCTGGTGGTCTCGGCTGCGGCACCAGGGGCTTCTGCTGTCGCCGGTCGTGATGATCGAGCGATTTCCCGAAGTCCCTCCGGCCGCCCCGTTTCATGCCAGGAACCGACTTCGGGACGCGCACACGCGCCTCACTTCGCGTCCAGTCGCTTCCCGCGGCGAGGCCGAGCGAGACCCGGCGGCCGTTCTCGGTTTCGTCGACTCGCTTCTGGAACACTTCATCGGACATCCGGCGGGCCGACTGGCCCGGCAGCATTCGATTCCCGAGAACCTGACCGTTGCCGTTCGCATTGGCTCACGGTCCGAGACAATCAAACCGCATCGCGTTCTTTTCGCGGACGACGGCTGCAACTCGCCGGCGCTGCTGGTGATGGCAGATACTTCGGCGCAGGTCGGCCGCGGGCGTGGGCGAACCGCGTACGCCCGATTCCTCGAACTGCTCCGCGGGACCGGGCACCGGTTGGGGCTGCTTACCAATGGCGAGCAGTTCCGGCTGATCTACGCCGGCCTGGACTTCGAGTCGTGGTGCGAATGGGAGAGCGAACGCTGGTTCGATGACGGCGAGGGGACTGAAGAGCTGCACGGATTGCGGCAGCTTCTGTCGCCCGCGTCGCTGCAGCCGGTCAAAGACGGCGTTTCCAGCTTGCTCGATGCCGTCGAGGAGTCCCGCAAGCGCCAGGCCGATCTGTCGAGCGTACTGCGGGAAAACGTTCGCCAGGCCATCGAATTGCTTCTCGAAGAAGTCTCCAACGCCAACCGGACAAAGTCCGACCTGCTCGCCGCGCTGGTGACTCATGGAGACCGGAGCCTTTCCGATGCCGAGGCCCATGAAGCACTGCTGCAGGCCAGCGTGCGCGTCGTGATGCGGCTCGTCGTTTGTCTGTTCGCCGAGTCCCGCCAGCTCCTGCCGGTCAACGATCCGGTTTACGACCACTCCTACGGCGTCCGGTCGCTTTACGAACTGCTCGACGAGGCGACGCGGCACGAAGGGGGTACCCATGTCCTGCTCAGTCGGAATACGGCCTGGCCGCGGCTGATGGCGCTGTTCCGGCTCGTCCACTGCGGCTCGGCCCACGGGGCGTTTCCGTTGCGACCGTACGGCGGCGTGCTCTTCCGTCCGGGGGATGCGACGAGCGACGATGCCGTTGCCCGGGCGCTGCATATTCTGGAACACGACGTCGCGGTCAGCGATGTGACGATTTACTACGTGCTGCGGAAGCTGCTGCGCGGACCGCTCCCCGTCCTGCGCGGGCGTGCCAAGACGTTCGTGGAGGGGCCGGTCGATTACACCGATCTGCGGACGGAGTTTATCGGACTCATCTATGAGGGATTGCTCGACTACCGCCTGAAGCGGACCGACGAGCAGACCGGGCCGCAGGTGTTTCTGAATATCGGTCGGGAGCCGGTCCTGCCCCTCTCCCGGCTGACGGACATGCTGCAGAACGACAAGAAGGGGCTCAAGGACCTGCTGACGACGCTCCGCAAGGAGAAGGTCACGGCGACGGCGGCCGATGATACGGAAGAGAGCGACGAAGAGGCCGAGGAGCCGGCTGACGCCACGGACGAAACCGCCACGGATGACGCCGTCGAAATTGAGGCGGGCACCGACGAACTATTGCGCTCCGGCGATTTCCTCGATGCCGTGGAAGCTGCGCTCGGCTGGGCCAGGGATGCGGTGACCCTGGCCGGGCTGGTCAGCAGGCAGGGACGCAGAGAGACCGACAGCGAGTACCGGAACCGCATCGACGCCGAATCGAAGAAGCTGATCCGGCGGGTCGTCTCGCACGGCGAGTTCTATCTCGTCCGGGCCGGCAACACCCGCAAGGGGACGGGGACGTTCTACACCCGGCCGCAACTGGCCGTGCCGACAACCCATCGCACGCTGCAGCCCCTCTGCTACGACAAAGCCGAGGACGGCTCGCTGATTCCCCGGAAGCCTGAGGACATCCTTGGCCTGAAGGTCTGCGACCCGGCGTGCGGCTCGGCGTCGTTTCTCGTCGCGGCGCTGCACTACCTGACCGAGGCGCTGTACCGGTCGCTCTGTCATCACCGCCAGCTCGACACGCCGGCCAAGGCGAAGAAGATCACCCTGCCGTTCGGCCGGTCGCGGACCAATACCGAGGCCGATCAGCTTGTGCCGTTCGCTCCCGACGACAAGCATCGAGGGCACCTGTTCGAGGATCGGATCAAGGCATTGCTGCGACGGCACGTTGTCGAGCGATGCATTTACGGCGTCGACATCAACCCGCTGGCGGTGGAGCTGGCGCGAGTGTCGTTGTGGGTGGAAACGCTCGATCCCGAACTTCCGTTCTCGTTCCTCGATCACAAGGTGAAGGTGGGGAACGCCCTGGTCGGTTGCTGGCTGGACCGGGTGGAGGACTATCCCCTCAAGGCGTGGGAGCGGGAGGGGGGCGACGGCAAGGATGGTCCCCGCACGCAGCGAATCGAGACGTTCCTCAAGGGGGACAAGATCGGCAACCGGCGTTCGGGGGACGGTCGCATCAAGCAGGAGATGCGGCAGGTCATCGAAGCCAAGTTCGGCAACGCGCCCCGGCTGTTCGCGACAGCGACAGACACCTCCGAAAGCGTCATTACCGAAACGCGGGCGGAATACGAGCACGTTCACGACCTGGAATCGTCCGATCCCGACGAGCGGGAGCGGTACTACCGGCAACACATCGAGAACAGTGAGACACTGCTCACGCTGAAAAGGGCGATGGACGAGTGGTGCGCGGTCTGGTTCTGGCCGAGCGATGACGAGTCGCTCCAGGACACTCCGACGCCGCTGACCTTTCACCGGTCTTCCGAGCGGAAGGACGCAATCGTCGCCCGGCTGCGAGACGAACTGCGGTTTCTGCACTGGGAGCTGGAGTTCCCGGACGTTTTCACGCCCGACCGGAGCGGTTTCGACGGGATGATCGGAAACCCGCCGTGGGACGTGATGAAGCCGAATTCACAGGAGTTCTTCACGGAGTTCGACCCGCTGTATCGCACGTACGACAAGCAGGCGGCTCTGAAAAAGCAGAAGGCCCTGCTGGAGGCACTGCCACACGCCCGCGAGCTGTGGGACGACTACAACGCCCGCTTCAAGTCGCTGGGCAACTGGGCCAAACACGTGGCCGAACCCTTCAATATGGCCCTCTCCCGCGGACGCGACGGTGAAGCACTGGCCAAGCTCTGGGCGAGCCACCGGCAAGCACATCATGGGTATGCTGACGCCCGGCATCCCTTTCGTCTGCAGGGAAGTGCCGACCTGAATCTGTACAAGCTCTTCGCCGAACTGTTCTGGCAGCTGCTGCAGAACGACGGGCGACTTGGTGTCATCTTGCCGACCGGAGTCTATTCGGACCTTGGCACGAAAGACTTGCGAGAGGAACTTCTGAACCACGGTCGCTTAGATCTCTTGTACGCGTTTCAGAATGAGAAGAAGGTATTCGCAGCCGCACATCACTCATTTAAGCAAGTCGCAATTTTTGGAACGCGCGGTGGACACACGCAATCGTTCTCGACTCGCTTCCGAATGGGGGTTGGAAACTCCCCTGAGTCTCACGAGATTCCCGACGATATTCTTCTCAATAGCCGCATGACCCTGCAGTTCACTCCGAGCGAGATTCGGTACAATAGCCCGACTGCGCTGAGTCTAGTCGAACTTAATGACCGACGCGATCTCGATGTGTTTCGAAAGATATACTCGAACTCGTTTCGAATCGGGACAGCTCCTGCCACCTGGAATACGTCCTATGCCGCGGAGTTTCACTCGACCAGCGATTCAAAGTTATTTCCACCGTTAGACGCATGGGAGAAACGCGGGTACGTCCCTGACAGATTTGGGTGTTGGCGTACAGAAAGCGGCGAAACAGCACTCCCTGTATGCCAGGGCGGTATGCTGCACATCCTTGATCCGCAGTATAACGGTTGGGCTAACCGCCAGTGGCGACGACTTCCGACGGACTGCAAGTCATTCTCCCCGCGGGGACTCATGGGCATCGACGACTTTGTACGACATTCAGCGGTAGCGTCCCGACCGCGACTTGCCTATCGTAGAATTGCGCGCACGACGGACACTCGCTCATTTATTTGTTCGTACCTTCCACCGCTCCCTTCTACCGATTCAGTCTTCTTACTCCTCCATGATAACAACGATCCACATCTCCTTTTGCAGCTCTCTTCGATTTTAGGGGCGATGTCGTTCGACTGGGTTCTGCGGCAGCGATTGAGCGGCACGAACATCAGTTGGTTTGTTCTTCAAGAGTGTCCAGTCCCGAGCCGCGTTGCGACCGAGTCTACCACGCATGTAATGACACGGCTTCTTCACAATGCATCCCGACTCAGTCTCCTTCATTGCCGCTTTGCACCTGAATGGCTACGACTGAAGTCTGCTACTTCGGACTTTGACGTACGACAATGGAAGGAATGGTGGGCAGTTACCGAAACAGATCGCGTGCGCCTCCGAGTCGAGGTTGAAGCACTTGTAGCCGATCTCTACGGCCTCGAACGCGACGACTTCGCCTGGATCGTGCGGGACGACCCGAAGGATTCCAAGGGCTTTTACCGGGTTGACCGACAACTCCCCTTCCGGGAACGCCTGACGGGCCTGGCCGCTTCCGCCTTCTGGGCGCTGAAGGACGGCAAGTGGTCGGCCGAAACGGCCGCCGATCTGTCGAACGATGAGTTTTTCGAGATGCTGGGCATTCCCGAGCTGACGAACGCCGAGGCGGCACAGGCAAAGGGCTTGCAGGGGCCGCTGATCCTGAAGCGGGACGGTTGCCACGTCTGGCGGCCCGAGACCTTCCCGGAAGACGACCCCCGCCACGGCTGGACCTGGGACGACTGCTGGAAAGACGCCGTCGCCCTGCTCGGCAGCGAAGAGGCGGTGAGAAAGTACATCGCGGGGGAACCGGAGCCCCCCGAGGCCCCGGCCGCGGCGGAACCGAAGCGGAAGGGGTCGAAGGATTTGTTCGGGAATCCGATTCCAGTGAAACCGAAGCAGAAGAAGATGTTTTGA
- a CDS encoding P-loop NTPase fold protein, whose protein sequence is MEAPPLETECSAGKGNPSTESVAKRSANTLHHWLHWGIHLVCAVAAGCLLIPYFRSQPESLHSFLKRLANWQQAGFYFVACTMLVQSLFKLFSPRLPHLRFWRTHPPTWSAWLYGVAALCAIDLNFGLSKGVYTASYWDWGWYAAVPLIAVALLRHINQTMLRTATDSGTTFVDPTASQPSDWPTLEAWLSAESRSKYDFLGHCAVSKRLDRLLREGVRAVGIIGPFGAGKSSIVEWLKSLSESNQPTSGPRVLFSSHNCWGFEKSSTAIHSMLVDAVAKVEEHVDTFQVRSLPESYRQTFSAGGEWIDSISKLVFGQRDPLEQFRRLSDLLEETDFRLVFIVEDLDRNDSRSFDIQEVLAFLYQLKAFRAFAFILTGSSASSAQADFFKLCDHIEYLRTISVERAGKTVEAFRTLCLSSGHFAHTPLHDITDNIWNPNTWMFLLDRDTVWPPEAISRLLNTPRSLRHALNLTLRNWTRLYGEIDFDHLLAVSVLKHSAPEGFQFLLRHWHRLKNRPSNDPNDSSQVAAVRETLRREWNEAIADKEWDCRSAETLICLMLPEAAKWLSDDTGVAHPRAQGLHRERYWRRALVGDVDVGEVRDQTVIRDTRKWLEGHGAGSAAVEQVCSSSDYSDVLEDVAPLLFAKDRDRLLLFSEQVLQHIQNEHGAFSSADSQGFVAVWRLAFSQVGPTTENANWLSERIDEAIEVSLELARCLWQYWGGTSRPFITLECRYVVRSRLIQAVRRRMSDASALSQIVDSRYRYIWFELVFDPFEADPVLVGPPHWNWLGPVLLEGLRGAQATIAIGVCSLIAVRNGIDRKEPPEADLELVAAFFGDTAAEVISLIEKLVSQVDENDRAFVADIVRTAKEGLSEDSVTIETE, encoded by the coding sequence ATGGAAGCACCTCCGCTTGAGACCGAATGCTCCGCGGGCAAGGGGAACCCCTCGACAGAGTCGGTGGCGAAACGCTCTGCAAACACCCTGCATCACTGGTTGCACTGGGGAATCCACCTCGTCTGCGCCGTCGCCGCGGGCTGCCTGCTGATTCCGTACTTCCGGTCTCAGCCAGAGAGCCTGCACTCGTTTCTCAAGCGACTCGCTAACTGGCAGCAAGCAGGATTCTACTTCGTGGCGTGCACAATGCTCGTCCAGTCTCTGTTCAAGCTCTTCTCCCCGCGGCTGCCACATCTCCGGTTCTGGCGAACGCATCCACCGACATGGTCAGCGTGGCTGTACGGGGTGGCAGCCCTCTGTGCGATCGATCTGAACTTCGGCCTTTCCAAGGGCGTCTATACGGCTTCATATTGGGACTGGGGCTGGTATGCGGCAGTGCCGCTGATTGCGGTCGCCCTGCTGCGTCATATCAATCAAACAATGCTTCGCACGGCCACGGATTCGGGAACAACATTTGTCGATCCGACTGCCAGCCAGCCCAGCGACTGGCCGACTTTGGAGGCTTGGTTGTCGGCGGAGTCTCGTTCAAAGTACGACTTCTTGGGACACTGTGCTGTGTCAAAGCGACTGGACCGATTGCTCAGAGAGGGAGTGAGAGCCGTAGGCATAATTGGCCCATTTGGCGCAGGAAAGTCGAGCATCGTCGAGTGGCTCAAGAGTCTCTCAGAAAGCAATCAGCCGACTTCCGGTCCACGGGTTCTCTTCAGTTCACACAACTGCTGGGGATTCGAGAAGTCATCGACTGCGATTCACTCGATGCTCGTAGACGCGGTCGCCAAGGTCGAGGAGCATGTCGACACATTTCAGGTGCGTTCGCTTCCAGAGTCCTATCGGCAGACATTCTCAGCCGGTGGCGAATGGATCGACAGCATTTCGAAGCTCGTTTTTGGCCAACGCGATCCACTCGAACAGTTTCGACGGCTCTCGGACCTTTTAGAAGAGACAGATTTCCGGCTGGTGTTCATTGTCGAAGACCTGGATCGGAACGACAGCCGTAGTTTCGATATTCAAGAGGTACTCGCCTTTCTGTACCAACTCAAGGCGTTTCGCGCTTTTGCGTTCATCTTGACCGGCAGCTCTGCGTCGTCAGCCCAAGCCGACTTCTTCAAGCTGTGCGATCACATCGAGTACCTTCGCACTATTTCCGTTGAGCGTGCTGGCAAGACGGTGGAAGCGTTCAGAACGTTGTGTCTTAGCAGCGGACACTTCGCGCACACACCTCTGCACGACATCACCGACAACATCTGGAACCCGAATACGTGGATGTTTTTACTCGACCGAGACACAGTTTGGCCGCCAGAAGCAATCTCGCGTCTCTTAAACACTCCACGTTCGCTTCGACATGCCCTGAACTTAACGCTCCGCAACTGGACACGGCTCTACGGCGAAATTGACTTTGATCACCTACTTGCAGTCAGCGTACTGAAGCACTCTGCTCCCGAAGGGTTTCAATTCCTCCTTCGACACTGGCACCGTCTCAAGAACCGCCCGTCAAACGATCCGAATGATAGTTCGCAAGTTGCCGCGGTACGCGAAACGCTGCGTCGTGAATGGAATGAAGCAATCGCAGATAAGGAGTGGGACTGTCGATCCGCGGAGACACTCATTTGCCTGATGCTTCCAGAGGCAGCCAAATGGCTGTCGGACGACACCGGTGTAGCTCATCCACGCGCGCAAGGTCTTCATCGTGAACGGTACTGGAGAAGAGCGCTTGTCGGTGATGTCGATGTTGGCGAAGTCCGGGATCAGACCGTAATTCGAGATACTCGGAAATGGCTAGAAGGGCATGGCGCTGGGTCGGCAGCAGTAGAGCAAGTCTGCAGTTCTTCAGATTACAGCGATGTCTTGGAAGATGTGGCGCCGCTCCTATTTGCGAAAGATCGAGATAGACTTCTTCTCTTTTCTGAACAAGTTCTTCAGCATATCCAGAATGAGCATGGCGCATTTTCATCTGCGGATAGCCAAGGGTTCGTTGCAGTGTGGAGACTCGCATTCAGTCAAGTTGGCCCAACCACAGAAAACGCGAATTGGCTTTCCGAGCGGATTGACGAGGCGATCGAAGTTAGTTTAGAGCTTGCAAGGTGTCTCTGGCAGTACTGGGGTGGCACGTCGCGTCCGTTTATCACTTTGGAATGTCGCTACGTAGTACGGAGCCGACTTATTCAAGCAGTGCGGCGCAGGATGAGCGATGCATCAGCGTTGAGCCAGATCGTCGATAGCCGTTATCGCTACATATGGTTTGAACTTGTGTTTGATCCGTTCGAGGCTGATCCGGTCTTGGTCGGTCCTCCGCACTGGAATTGGCTGGGACCGGTGCTACTGGAAGGCCTTCGCGGCGCACAAGCGACCATTGCAATCGGAGTGTGCAGCCTGATTGCGGTTCGGAACGGAATTGATCGGAAGGAGCCTCCAGAGGCTGATTTGGAATTGGTAGCAGCGTTTTTTGGCGACACAGCGGCCGAAGTAATCTCTCTGATCGAGAAACTTGTATCGCAAGTTGACGAGAATGACCGTGCCTTTGTGGCAGACATCGTGCGGACGGCAAAGGAAGGTCTGTCAGAAGACAGTGTCACTATCGAAACCGAGTGA